The genome window AGGAATACTTTACTGGAGAGGTTCCAATTGTATCTGGTGAAATCAGTGAAGATTTTACGTACTATTTTGCAACCTCAGAACAGGTGCCATCAGCTGTCGGTGCAGGGGTGCTAGTTAATCCAGACCACACAATCCTTGCTGCGGGAGGATTCATTGTCCAGCTGCTTCCTGGAGCAGATGATGAAACAATCGATCTTTTAGAAAAGCAAATAAGTGAATTACCGCCAATCTCCACGTTAATTCGTGACGGAAATACGCCAGAACAAATTCTCGAGCGTTTATTTGGGGATAACGAAGTAAAAATACTTGAAAAACTTCCACTTGAATTCCGCTGTAAATGTTCCAAGGAAAGAATTGCAAATGCAATTATTGGATTAGGGAATGATGAAATCGAAGCCATGATTAAAGAAGACCATGGTGCAGACGCGAGTTGCCATTTCTGTAATGAAACCTATCATTTCACTGAAGAAGAACTTGAAGCATTGAAACAGTAGTGAAGGGAAGAAGTAATTTCATGTCAAAAAAGTTACTATTAGGTATTATTGTCGTCCTTCTAATCACCAATATTGCTACATTGCTATTTTGGAGCCAAGATGAGAAGGTCGTCATTAATGATAATACTGGAAAAGAAGTAGAAAAAAGGGGCGACGTTGCAAAGGTTGGTAACGAAAAGATCACGTATAACCAATGGATAAGTGCCCTAACCAATGACTTTGGTGAAAACCAATTAAAAAAAATGATTGATCGTTCTGTCGTTGAACAACTGGCAAAGGAAAACAATATCGAAGTTGATGAAAAGGTTATTGAGCGTGAGTTAGCATTTTTAACATCGATGCAAGGTGTTCTGACAGAGGAAGAGATAGCGACAAATGAAGAAAAGTGGAAACGTGATATTACTTACCGATACCAATTGGAACAATTATTAACGATGGATATCGATATTCCTGAAGAGTCCATTAAGGCTCATTACGATGAATATGAGAATCAATATAACTTCTCCGCTTCCATGCAAGTATCTCATATTATCGTGGATAATATCGATACTGCTGAAAAGGTGAAGAATGAGCTGGATCAAGGTGCAGCATTCCCATTATTAGCTCAGGAATATTCGATTGATGAAGAATCAAAGAATGACGGGGGATACCTAGGGTTCATTACAACATCAAGTCAATTTTTCCCTGCAGGCTATGAGGAAGTAGCCAAAAAGATGGAAGAAGAGACTTACAGTGAACCATTTCAAGTGGATACTGGTGTAGCAATTATTTACTTACACCGGAAACTTCCTAGTGTAGAATTTACGTATGATGAGATTAAGCCATATGTTAAAAGTGAACTTGCTCTGCAGCAATCACAACAATCACTTTCGGCTAATTCCTTGTGGGATAAACTGAAGATTGAATGGCTATACGAAGATTAAGATAAAGGAAAGCATGACAAGTATAGGAGTGAATAGACTATACTTGTCATGCTTTTTCTGGAATAGGGAGAATAAGAAAGGTGTAATGATAATCGGCCATCTTTTTCTTTAGCCAAATAGACGTGCACTTGTAAAAGCTTGACAATTATTTGAAAAGACTATAAATTAATCATATATAGATACTAGGATTTGGAGGGGATTGTATGAGAGTTTCAGATTCAATAATCGGATTAATAGGTGAAACACCAATCGTCAAACTGAATAATCTTACGGATGAAAATAGTGCAGATGTATACGCAAAATTAGAGTTCTTTAACCCTGGAAGTTCTGTGAAGGACCGTATTGCAATGGCAATGGTCGAAGCGGCTGAAGAAGAGGGGATTTTAAAAGCAGGAGATACAATTATCGAGCCAACAAGTGGAAACACAGGGATTGGTCTAGCGATGGTTGCTGCAGCTAAAGGCTATAAAGCAGTACTTGTTATGCCTGATACAATGAGTAAAGAACGTCGTAATCTTCTTCGTGCATATGGCGCTGAGCTTGTGCTGACTCCTGGTGCAGACGGAATGAAAGGTGCAATTACAAAAGCAGAGGCACTGAAAGAAGAAAATGGCTATTTTATGCCACAGCAATTTGAAAATGAGGCAAACGTAGAAGTGCATGCTCGTACAACTGGTAAAGAAATTGCGGAACAAATGAAGGAAGGCTTAGATGCTTTTGTTTCTGGTATTGGAACTGGTGGAACGATTACCGGTGCAGGCCAAGTGCTTAAAGAGCAGTTTGAGGGAATCAAACTTTATGCAGTAGAACCTTCAGCTTCACCTGTTTTATCTGGTGGTTCTCCAAGTCCACACAAGATTCAAGGAATCGGGGCGGGATTTGTTCCTAAGATTCTAGATACAAACCTTTACGATGAGGTCATTACAATAGAAAATGATGAAGCATTTGAGACGTCTCGAAAAGTTGCAACAACGAACGGAATTCTTGGAGGAATTTCATCAGGTGCAGCGGTAGCAGCAGCACTTAAGGTTGCTAAACAATT of Oceanobacillus zhaokaii contains these proteins:
- the hslO gene encoding Hsp33 family molecular chaperone HslO, whose amino-acid sequence is MSDYIIKAITSNKKVRAYAATSTNTVEEARRRQDTFATASAALGRTLTITGMMGAMMKGEDSTMIKVEGNGPLGAIVADGNAKGHVRGYVANPHTDFDLNEKGKLDVSRAVGTEGRLSVIKDLGLKEYFTGEVPIVSGEISEDFTYYFATSEQVPSAVGAGVLVNPDHTILAAGGFIVQLLPGADDETIDLLEKQISELPPISTLIRDGNTPEQILERLFGDNEVKILEKLPLEFRCKCSKERIANAIIGLGNDEIEAMIKEDHGADASCHFCNETYHFTEEELEALKQ
- a CDS encoding peptidylprolyl isomerase; the encoded protein is MSKKLLLGIIVVLLITNIATLLFWSQDEKVVINDNTGKEVEKRGDVAKVGNEKITYNQWISALTNDFGENQLKKMIDRSVVEQLAKENNIEVDEKVIERELAFLTSMQGVLTEEEIATNEEKWKRDITYRYQLEQLLTMDIDIPEESIKAHYDEYENQYNFSASMQVSHIIVDNIDTAEKVKNELDQGAAFPLLAQEYSIDEESKNDGGYLGFITTSSQFFPAGYEEVAKKMEEETYSEPFQVDTGVAIIYLHRKLPSVEFTYDEIKPYVKSELALQQSQQSLSANSLWDKLKIEWLYED
- the cysK gene encoding cysteine synthase A, coding for MRVSDSIIGLIGETPIVKLNNLTDENSADVYAKLEFFNPGSSVKDRIAMAMVEAAEEEGILKAGDTIIEPTSGNTGIGLAMVAAAKGYKAVLVMPDTMSKERRNLLRAYGAELVLTPGADGMKGAITKAEALKEENGYFMPQQFENEANVEVHARTTGKEIAEQMKEGLDAFVSGIGTGGTITGAGQVLKEQFEGIKLYAVEPSASPVLSGGSPSPHKIQGIGAGFVPKILDTNLYDEVITIENDEAFETSRKVATTNGILGGISSGAAVAAALKVAKQLGKGKKVLAILPDNGERYLSTALYQFDEDNE